A portion of the Clostridium gelidum genome contains these proteins:
- a CDS encoding AAA family ATPase: MNFVAGGVKLSIYLNTKRPLENFKELYDDNSFVDKSELISVLNEKISTKGKYVCITRPRRFGKSSVADMLGAYYLKAVDSKYIFDNLKISKTYNYEEHLNKYNVINISFNGISEIGNTYDDYIKMIRDTIKKDIVEKYPHINPEEYFNLSSMLYDTGEKFIFIFDEWDYIFNNNLFIENQNEFLEFLRNLLKDKPYVALAYMTGVLPIKNHSSTSALNMFEEYTFLKDRIFDEYFGFTEEEIEKLCEKNKNIYFKELQNWYNGYITPNGIKIYNPRSVSIALNRGYCESYWTSTGAMDEVKQFLEYNTLEVREDVIEMVAGNEIDITIDEEFRAGQKAPKTKEEIYSAMIILGFLSYHNGYLKIPNKELMMEFEKSLKDEAFGYVSEIAKQSNKMLKATVNCDTETVVNILHDIHNSEIPILQYNDENSLDCVITLAYLSARDQYRVEREDFLKGNSDSCSFVGVSDSHKKQVFGSLLKGYADFTFHPRRKNDIAFILELKKDATVDEAMKQMREKEYFQKFIQEHENNLLAVAICYDSKTKEHSCKIERINLGN; encoded by the coding sequence ATGAATTTTGTAGCGGGTGGTGTTAAATTGTCTATATATTTAAATACTAAAAGACCTTTAGAAAATTTCAAAGAATTATATGATGATAATTCTTTTGTGGATAAATCCGAATTAATAAGTGTGTTAAATGAGAAAATATCAACTAAAGGGAAATATGTATGTATAACAAGACCAAGAAGATTTGGGAAATCATCAGTAGCTGATATGCTTGGAGCTTATTATCTTAAAGCAGTAGATTCAAAATATATTTTTGATAATCTTAAGATAAGTAAAACTTATAATTATGAAGAACATTTAAACAAATATAATGTAATTAATATATCCTTTAATGGAATATCTGAAATTGGAAATACCTATGATGATTATATTAAGATGATAAGAGATACAATAAAAAAAGATATAGTGGAAAAATATCCTCATATTAATCCAGAGGAATATTTCAATCTAAGTTCTATGTTATATGATACTGGTGAAAAGTTCATATTCATATTTGATGAATGGGATTATATTTTTAATAATAATTTATTTATTGAAAATCAAAATGAATTTTTGGAATTCTTACGCAATCTATTAAAGGATAAGCCTTATGTTGCTTTAGCATACATGACAGGAGTACTTCCAATAAAAAACCATTCAAGTACTTCAGCTCTTAATATGTTTGAGGAATATACATTTTTAAAGGATAGAATATTTGATGAATATTTTGGATTTACTGAGGAAGAAATTGAAAAATTATGTGAAAAGAATAAAAATATTTATTTTAAAGAACTTCAAAACTGGTACAATGGATATATTACACCAAATGGAATAAAAATATATAATCCGCGTTCAGTAAGCATTGCATTAAACAGAGGCTACTGTGAAAGTTACTGGACTAGTACAGGAGCAATGGATGAAGTTAAGCAGTTCTTGGAATATAATACATTAGAAGTTCGTGAAGATGTAATAGAAATGGTGGCTGGAAACGAAATAGATATTACTATAGATGAAGAATTTAGAGCGGGACAGAAAGCACCTAAGACTAAAGAAGAAATATATTCAGCTATGATAATACTTGGTTTTTTATCGTATCATAATGGATATTTAAAAATACCTAATAAAGAATTAATGATGGAATTTGAAAAATCATTAAAAGATGAAGCTTTTGGGTATGTTTCAGAAATAGCAAAACAGTCAAATAAAATGCTTAAGGCTACAGTGAATTGTGATACTGAAACAGTAGTAAATATACTGCATGATATTCATAATTCAGAAATTCCAATACTTCAATATAATGATGAGAATAGTTTGGATTGTGTAATAACTTTGGCTTACCTTAGTGCGAGGGATCAATATAGAGTTGAAAGAGAAGATTTTTTGAAAGGAAACTCCGACTCATGTTCATTCGTTGGAGTAAGCGATTCGCACAAAAAACAAGTTTTTGGCTCTCTGCTTAAAGGTTATGCAGATTTTACGTTTCACCCAAGAAGAAAAAATGATATAGCATTTATCTTAGAGTTAAAGAAAGATGCTACTGTAGATGAGGCTATGAAGCAAATGAGAGAAAAGGAATATTTTCAAAAATTCATACAAGAACATGAAAATAATCTGCTCGCAGTAGCTATATGTTATGACTCTAAGACGAAAGAACATAGTTGTAAAATTGAAAGAATAAATTTAGGTAATTGA
- a CDS encoding cadherin-like beta sandwich domain-containing protein, with protein MSKRIRNIIAAVFIIGVFSVIEPNCFNLIATKAYAEEKPYLRNIYLSEGNNIDFSEDEHSYIVDVDKDTDEIFIKAKPENASDKVEINGQEVTKDDNYKQTLKLDKGKNKVEIEVQNDNIKSTSIYTVYIYRGGKDAVYLKDININGSTIGFDKSSTLYNIELDEGTDIVELETVPGEGKYSITTNGKVLGENNSIKLKFNGIGKYTINIELKDEDTQRVGTYTINIYLGIPVSPNVSDAINKVLKPNQWIIVNGRWRYNDVLGKYLKDLWFYDNEYKSYFHFNSRGNMQSGWIEDGGNDYYLDSSGKMQTGWLFYEDKWYFLDSHGVMRTGWIEDDHKWYFLRKDGSMATGWIVSKDKWYYLNSKGEMQTGWLYYRNQFYYLNSYGAMETGWINYNDEWYFLNSNGNMKSGEWIYSNGNWYYLNGVGNMRHRERNSTDIKSGWLSDRDNKIYYFNEDGTMRTSTKTIDGYTYNFNEDGSVNLN; from the coding sequence ATGAGCAAAAGAATTAGAAATATAATTGCAGCAGTATTTATTATTGGTGTTTTTTCAGTTATAGAACCCAATTGCTTTAATTTAATAGCTACAAAAGCTTATGCAGAAGAAAAACCTTATTTAAGAAACATTTATTTAAGTGAAGGCAATAATATTGATTTTTCAGAAGATGAGCATTCTTATATTGTTGATGTTGATAAAGATACTGATGAAATATTTATTAAAGCTAAACCTGAAAATGCTTCAGATAAAGTTGAAATTAATGGTCAAGAGGTAACTAAAGATGATAATTATAAACAGACTTTGAAATTAGATAAAGGTAAAAATAAGGTAGAAATAGAAGTCCAAAATGATAATATTAAAAGTACATCAATATATACTGTTTATATTTATAGAGGTGGGAAAGATGCTGTTTATTTAAAAGATATTAATATAAATGGTAGTACCATTGGATTTGATAAAAGTAGTACTCTTTATAATATAGAATTGGATGAGGGAACAGATATAGTAGAGCTTGAAACAGTTCCAGGGGAAGGGAAGTATTCAATTACTACTAATGGAAAGGTACTAGGTGAAAATAACTCAATCAAATTGAAATTTAATGGTATTGGTAAATATACAATAAATATAGAACTTAAAGATGAGGATACTCAAAGAGTGGGGACATATACTATAAATATATACTTAGGAATTCCAGTATCTCCTAATGTCTCGGATGCAATTAATAAAGTACTTAAACCTAATCAATGGATAATTGTAAATGGAAGATGGAGATATAATGATGTCTTAGGAAAATATTTAAAGGATCTGTGGTTTTATGATAATGAATATAAAAGCTATTTTCATTTTAATAGTAGAGGAAATATGCAAAGTGGTTGGATTGAAGACGGTGGTAATGATTATTATTTAGATTCTAGTGGTAAAATGCAAACGGGATGGTTATTTTATGAAGATAAATGGTATTTTTTAGATTCCCATGGAGTAATGCGAACGGGTTGGATAGAAGATGATCATAAATGGTATTTTTTAAGAAAAGATGGATCAATGGCAACTGGCTGGATTGTTAGTAAGGATAAGTGGTATTATCTAAATTCTAAGGGTGAAATGCAAACAGGCTGGTTATATTATAGAAATCAATTTTACTATTTAAATTCGTATGGAGCTATGGAAACTGGCTGGATTAATTATAATGATGAATGGTATTTTCTAAATTCTAATGGAAATATGAAATCTGGGGAATGGATTTATAGTAATGGAAATTGGTACTATTTAAATGGTGTTGGAAATATGCGACATCGTGAGCGTAACAGTACTGATATAAAGAGTGGATGGCTTTCAGACAGAGATAATAAAATTTATTATTTTAATGAAGATGGAACAATGAGGACAAGCACTAAAACTATTGATGGTTATACCTATAATTTCAATGAAGATGGTTCAGTAAACCTTAACTAA
- a CDS encoding AI-2E family transporter — protein MNFLKELFQKDLVKKLVVLIIIVIIIFILRAMLNLFLLTFIFTYIAYSLQIGITKRLDKFIKIKPMVVTLFLYLFMSSTIVFIIYKYIPKIIRQLTEIGIKVSKFDFKIIGGDFLSTYVAPYFGNIDFMSIFNNSDFNNFLRFDQFLRYASDFGTWSFNVFIALILSLFFMVERDKIKQFFSQFENSTISMVYGYTKNFAINFLNSFGKVVQAQIIIACVNSILSVISLFILHFPQVLGLGVMIFIFSLIPVAGTIVSLIPLSIIAYTVGGFKMIIYVLILIAVLHALESYVLNPRFMADKTELPVFIVFITLLISEHFMGVWGLLLGVPLLMFVLDLFNIKPNHKRKPKRIVRLKKQKITSLLDR, from the coding sequence ATGAATTTCTTAAAAGAATTATTTCAAAAAGATTTAGTTAAAAAGCTTGTGGTTCTAATTATAATTGTAATTATTATTTTTATATTAAGAGCAATGCTTAATTTATTTTTGCTCACATTTATATTTACGTATATTGCTTATAGTTTGCAAATAGGAATTACTAAGAGATTAGACAAATTTATTAAAATAAAGCCTATGGTAGTGACGTTATTTTTATATTTATTTATGTCTTCTACTATTGTGTTTATTATTTATAAGTATATACCAAAAATTATTAGACAATTAACTGAAATAGGTATAAAAGTATCTAAATTTGATTTTAAAATTATTGGAGGAGATTTTTTATCTACTTATGTGGCACCATACTTTGGTAATATTGATTTTATGTCAATTTTTAATAATTCTGATTTTAATAATTTTTTAAGATTTGATCAATTTTTACGATATGCTTCTGATTTTGGTACTTGGAGTTTTAATGTATTTATAGCATTAATACTAAGTCTTTTCTTCATGGTTGAAAGAGATAAAATCAAACAATTCTTTTCACAATTTGAAAATAGTACTATTTCTATGGTTTATGGATACACAAAGAATTTTGCAATTAACTTTTTAAATTCTTTTGGAAAAGTAGTGCAAGCACAGATAATTATTGCATGTGTAAACAGCATTCTATCTGTTATATCACTTTTTATATTGCATTTTCCACAGGTTTTAGGTCTTGGTGTTATGATTTTTATATTTAGCTTAATTCCAGTTGCTGGAACTATTGTTTCTTTGATTCCCTTAAGTATAATAGCATATACAGTTGGAGGCTTTAAGATGATTATATATGTCCTTATACTTATAGCCGTCCTACATGCTCTTGAAAGCTATGTATTAAACCCTAGGTTTATGGCAGATAAAACTGAATTACCAGTTTTTATTGTATTTATTACACTTTTAATATCAGAACATTTCATGGGAGTTTGGGGACTGTTACTTGGAGTACCACTTTTGATGTTCGTTTTAGATTTATTCAATATTAAGCCAAATCATAAAAGAAAACCTAAAAGAATTGTAAGATTAAAAAAACAGAAAATAACATCCTTATTGGATAGGTAA
- a CDS encoding N-acetylmuramoyl-L-alanine amidase family protein: MIKRTNKITALLIAATSIMSLVPAMAADSTRLATKEGTIQEVVAFKDGKYVYEGYKTDGDNKSVYYNDGQKDTEINNLTDATLQDKYNNDSVIAFDGSDEYLVNLSDGKVTDQDVASDLQNTSENKLVAKLKKTSRYGSNVSVDLQKITPNQFGDVWYSYISNAANVTNGRQAVIQVTPDVFNGSTDIMVAGHIFKASGDTVTGDFTSGSKADFAIKAITKSYTGFAADIKSTDAGTIQLTQTTTPAAVNLAAIQALSENVTITADNNDGTTATKLAVAIKDATKVAKIFVDNTNFATVTPKNDAAAQFATAAQFAATVKSNSIPGYTTTVDATTGVLTLTATTAADYNQATLTADLSTNFANVKATVADTKVITSGYAGTISATGNTYRGYTNNTGAYIDADKTANIRVYNGTKMVALDKFNEDANDDGIAATVANSTTIAQDADYIYRVIDVTFTAGTVYDSKGGAKITTAKYLQKISKAQGDTEKDAYLPKSVESYEITTAVSDDTATAANKLVKYATGTDSSIVGLRVIGGAIYYTEMDDTDTIKTYVLKLQKNEKVEAAGSSSKVDTYVVKKDGDVDHDLKGDAGKAGASIDVDGNLWIVNEGKIYKSEKAGDFTEMFTCDRTIDSLEVYNADSLIAWAEGKDVYATMGKTTTETPVTTPVTTTGWVNTAAGWTFFKADGTQVKGQWVNDGGVWYMIKADGIMATGWYNDNGTWYFLNASGAMKTGWVLDGSTWYFLQSSGAMKTGWLNDNGTWYYLNTSGSMAANTTVDGYKLNASGAWVK; encoded by the coding sequence ATGATAAAAAGAACAAATAAGATTACAGCTTTATTAATAGCTGCTACATCAATCATGTCACTAGTACCAGCGATGGCTGCAGATTCAACAAGGTTAGCAACTAAAGAAGGAACTATCCAAGAGGTAGTTGCATTCAAAGATGGTAAATATGTATATGAAGGATACAAAACAGACGGAGATAATAAATCAGTTTATTACAATGATGGACAAAAGGACACTGAAATAAACAACTTAACTGATGCTACATTACAAGACAAATATAACAATGATAGCGTTATAGCTTTTGACGGTAGCGATGAATACTTAGTTAATTTATCAGATGGTAAAGTAACAGATCAAGATGTTGCTAGCGATTTACAAAATACTTCAGAAAATAAGTTAGTAGCTAAATTAAAGAAAACTAGCAGATATGGAAGCAATGTTAGTGTAGATCTTCAAAAAATAACACCAAATCAATTTGGTGATGTATGGTATTCATACATATCAAATGCAGCTAATGTAACTAATGGAAGACAAGCTGTTATTCAAGTTACTCCAGACGTATTTAATGGATCTACAGATATAATGGTGGCTGGACATATATTTAAAGCATCAGGAGATACTGTAACTGGTGATTTTACATCAGGAAGTAAAGCTGATTTTGCTATAAAAGCAATAACTAAATCATATACTGGTTTTGCAGCAGATATAAAAAGTACTGATGCTGGAACAATTCAATTAACTCAAACTACTACTCCAGCAGCAGTTAACTTAGCAGCAATTCAAGCATTATCAGAAAATGTAACAATAACTGCAGATAATAATGATGGAACTACAGCAACTAAATTAGCTGTTGCTATTAAGGATGCTACAAAAGTGGCTAAAATATTTGTAGACAATACAAATTTTGCAACTGTAACACCAAAGAATGATGCAGCAGCACAATTTGCTACAGCAGCTCAATTTGCAGCTACTGTTAAATCAAATTCAATTCCAGGTTATACTACTACAGTTGATGCTACTACAGGTGTACTTACACTAACAGCTACAACAGCAGCAGACTACAATCAAGCTACTTTAACAGCGGATTTAAGCACAAATTTCGCTAATGTAAAAGCAACTGTAGCTGATACTAAAGTTATAACTTCAGGTTATGCAGGAACAATTAGTGCTACTGGAAATACTTACAGAGGATATACAAATAACACAGGAGCTTATATAGATGCTGATAAGACAGCTAACATTCGTGTATATAATGGAACTAAGATGGTTGCATTAGACAAATTTAATGAAGATGCTAATGATGATGGAATCGCAGCAACAGTAGCAAATTCAACAACTATAGCTCAAGATGCAGACTATATCTATAGAGTAATTGATGTAACATTCACTGCTGGTACAGTTTACGATAGCAAGGGTGGAGCAAAAATCACAACTGCTAAATATCTTCAAAAGATCTCTAAAGCTCAAGGAGATACAGAAAAAGATGCTTACTTACCAAAGAGTGTAGAATCTTATGAAATTACAACTGCTGTAAGTGATGACACTGCAACAGCTGCTAATAAATTAGTTAAATATGCTACTGGTACTGATAGTTCAATTGTTGGATTAAGAGTAATAGGTGGAGCAATTTACTATACTGAAATGGATGATACTGATACTATCAAGACTTATGTATTAAAATTACAAAAGAATGAAAAAGTTGAAGCTGCTGGATCATCTAGCAAAGTTGATACTTATGTTGTAAAGAAAGATGGAGATGTTGATCACGATCTTAAGGGAGATGCAGGAAAAGCTGGAGCATCAATTGATGTTGACGGTAACCTTTGGATAGTAAATGAAGGGAAAATCTACAAGTCAGAAAAGGCTGGAGATTTCACTGAAATGTTTACTTGTGACAGAACTATAGATTCATTAGAAGTATATAATGCAGATAGTTTAATCGCTTGGGCAGAAGGAAAAGATGTTTATGCAACAATGGGCAAAACAACTACTGAAACTCCAGTAACAACTCCAGTAACTACTACTGGCTGGGTTAATACTGCTGCAGGTTGGACATTCTTCAAGGCTGATGGAACTCAAGTAAAAGGACAATGGGTTAACGATGGCGGAGTTTGGTACATGATAAAAGCTGACGGAATCATGGCTACTGGTTGGTACAATGATAACGGAACTTGGTACTTCTTAAACGCATCAGGAGCAATGAAAACTGGTTGGGTTCTAGATGGATCAACTTGGTACTTCTTACAATCATCAGGAGCAATGAAAACTGGTTGGTTGAATGACAATGGAACTTGGTACTACTTAAATACTTCAGGTTCAATGGCTGCTAATACAACTGTTGATGGATACAAATTAAACGCATCAGGAGCTTGGGTTAAGTAA
- a CDS encoding CHASE4 domain-containing protein, whose protein sequence is MSIKHKTILIYSLTFIVIIITTIIIFNVSYFGYINKEKEQSMVRNFEVMNSMLEKEEGNLQNLLVDWGQWDDTYEFMNKFNQEYIESNLSENTIEDLNLDNLIYVNNDRQIVYSEEGGMEKEDSQAILKKLLLNNENFNKTNTQRIGLLFLKGKIYMVGVLPITSTGKQLESNGTIIMTREIDDKLLNYIEKIIPVNLMFRETEQEKFEREDDWTYIHTYNGI, encoded by the coding sequence ATGAGCATTAAACATAAAACAATTCTAATATATAGTTTGACTTTTATAGTAATAATAATAACAACTATTATAATATTTAATGTTTCTTATTTTGGTTATATAAATAAAGAAAAAGAGCAAAGTATGGTAAGAAATTTTGAAGTTATGAATTCTATGCTTGAAAAAGAAGAGGGAAATTTGCAAAACCTTCTTGTGGATTGGGGTCAATGGGATGACACGTATGAATTTATGAATAAATTTAATCAAGAATATATTGAATCAAATTTATCAGAAAATACAATAGAAGATTTAAATTTAGATAATTTAATTTATGTAAATAATGATAGGCAAATAGTTTATTCTGAAGAAGGTGGAATGGAAAAGGAAGATAGCCAAGCTATTTTAAAAAAGCTTTTATTAAATAATGAAAATTTTAATAAAACAAATACTCAAAGAATTGGGTTGTTATTTTTAAAAGGCAAAATTTATATGGTTGGAGTGTTACCTATAACTTCAACTGGCAAACAATTAGAAAGTAATGGAACAATAATAATGACTCGTGAAATAGATGATAAATTATTAAATTATATAGAAAAAATAATTCCTGTCAATTTGATGTTTAGAGAGACAGAGCAAGAAAAATTTGAACGTGAAGATGATTGGACTTATATACATACATATAACGGCATATAA
- a CDS encoding methyl-accepting chemotaxis protein, protein MNKERKNMSLKAKLIMSYAIMCIMVFISGIINFKQISDIKNGLANGDTLARDITTIILLSGATLVIAIISGIYMHKNIISRLNILKGFAIELAKYDFAEDIKILKNDEIGAISKELNTAQKNIRELISTILNESCNISSLSEELSASVEEVSAKLDEVDNSSKDINMTMTETSATAQEIAASIEEVNSNMENLAAKASAGSTNAERIKRRAEKVKQDSKIAIKNTEEVRKQKEKNILKAIEDSKVVEEVKVMADVIAGISEQTNLLALNAAIEAARAGDAGKGFAVVAEEVRKLAEESSQAVITIQNTISKINDAVKNLSDNSNDILTFMSTDVDKQLQDYAKIGEKYSADGDFVSSMSEELVAMAQAVEATVEEITKALQTTARDVQKASVNSESIQSEIDGSSAAMVQVAHAATEQATIAMNLTGLVQKFKL, encoded by the coding sequence ATGAACAAAGAAAGAAAAAATATGTCACTTAAGGCTAAATTGATAATGTCATATGCTATTATGTGCATAATGGTATTTATATCAGGTATTATAAATTTTAAACAAATTAGTGACATAAAAAATGGATTAGCAAATGGAGATACACTAGCTAGAGATATTACAACAATAATATTATTGAGTGGTGCAACTTTAGTAATTGCGATTATTTCAGGAATTTACATGCACAAAAATATAATTTCAAGATTAAATATTCTTAAGGGTTTTGCTATAGAATTAGCAAAATATGATTTTGCAGAAGACATTAAAATATTAAAAAATGATGAAATTGGAGCTATATCAAAAGAATTAAATACTGCTCAAAAAAATATTAGAGAACTTATTTCTACAATTCTTAATGAATCTTGTAATATAAGTTCATTAAGTGAAGAACTTTCAGCAAGTGTAGAAGAAGTATCAGCTAAGCTTGATGAAGTTGATAACTCTTCAAAGGATATAAATATGACAATGACTGAAACAAGTGCTACAGCACAAGAAATTGCAGCATCTATTGAAGAAGTTAATTCAAATATGGAAAATTTAGCAGCAAAAGCATCTGCAGGAAGTACAAATGCTGAAAGGATTAAGAGAAGAGCTGAAAAAGTAAAACAAGATAGTAAGATTGCAATAAAAAATACAGAAGAAGTTCGCAAGCAAAAAGAAAAAAATATATTAAAGGCTATTGAAGATTCTAAGGTTGTTGAAGAAGTTAAAGTAATGGCAGATGTAATAGCTGGAATCTCAGAACAAACTAATCTTTTAGCCTTAAATGCAGCTATTGAAGCAGCAAGAGCAGGAGATGCAGGTAAGGGTTTTGCAGTTGTTGCAGAGGAAGTTAGAAAACTTGCAGAAGAATCTTCACAAGCAGTTATAACCATTCAAAATACAATATCTAAGATAAATGATGCAGTTAAGAATCTTTCTGACAATAGTAATGATATACTTACTTTTATGTCAACAGATGTTGATAAGCAGTTACAGGATTATGCTAAAATTGGAGAAAAATATAGTGCTGATGGTGACTTTGTAAGTTCAATGTCAGAGGAATTAGTTGCAATGGCACAAGCGGTTGAAGCTACAGTTGAAGAAATAACTAAGGCACTTCAAACTACAGCAAGAGATGTTCAAAAAGCTTCTGTAAACAGTGAATCTATACAATCAGAAATAGACGGAAGCTCTGCAGCTATGGTTCAAGTTGCACATGCAGCAACAGAACAAGCAACAATAGCAATGAACTTAACTGGATTGGTACAAAAATTCAAATTATAA
- a CDS encoding N-acetylmuramoyl-L-alanine amidase family protein translates to MEKKFTMKKIISYLLIFTVMLGLVQSGNTHIAKADAITTSLDRTFIDQVTLKANNSTLLVDQRRSDDVYLCEYIDTGTKSFTITGNSDYKVTNVMTYKATNVTLPTDMTPFVDTSTSTYQFTGIKDYSDFYFKITVQKGSDTSTLKTFVVLMKFDTESLFKFDNIRLTYTDSQNSITTPTIPYAGMGTDGYYRHSVEDNINEVKVELLVGSDVLSSGVTINGSSNNTVKLVGGDNLITIKITTNNASKQYSLIITKKGQPLLQALVPSAGTLAPAFDANTFDYTITVPTTQETIAFTPTSVDNSSTIIVGKSTVISGKKSGEIKISEGTNKIPIKVTTKEGLFQTYTVTVVRTEKFRSAKLSGLTLSSGTLNPAFNKDISDYTAIVENTVSSITVTAIAEDPASTIKINDIKIPSGAASGYINLNEGGNLISVTVTDTNGSTNTYTIRVTRRYSKENVNLSSLSVSDGTMTPRFDPEMYLYTVKIAKNIERVRVKFASQNDKAKIKINGKEYATGQESDYINLNVGANLITVEVKAEDGKTTTTYKISIIRGDLEAKNQWVPIAGNWTFYNGVGLQIKNQWVKWDNQWYFLDINGYRKDGWLLESGNWYYLNKDGIMQTGWFYDRGYWYYLQGNGPMNVNTWASYDGKWYLFNELGEVQTGWTFNGGRWYYMDEHGAQQKGWITYDKNKYYLNDDGTMKNGWFYSGKSWSYLGEGGKMVRGWQTIDGKRYYFDANGIMKTGMMFLDGQWINLNNA, encoded by the coding sequence ATGGAGAAAAAATTTACTATGAAGAAGATAATTTCATACTTATTGATTTTTACAGTGATGTTAGGATTAGTACAATCAGGAAACACACATATTGCTAAGGCGGATGCAATAACTACATCACTGGATAGAACATTTATTGATCAAGTAACACTTAAGGCTAATAATAGTACTCTATTAGTAGACCAAAGAAGAAGTGATGATGTTTATCTTTGTGAGTATATTGATACGGGAACAAAATCGTTTACTATAACAGGTAATAGTGATTATAAGGTTACAAATGTTATGACGTATAAGGCTACAAATGTTACATTGCCTACTGATATGACTCCTTTTGTAGATACTAGCACATCTACATATCAATTCACAGGTATTAAAGATTATAGTGATTTTTATTTTAAAATCACTGTTCAAAAAGGTTCCGATACTAGTACTCTGAAGACTTTTGTTGTACTAATGAAATTTGATACAGAATCATTATTTAAATTTGATAATATCAGACTTACTTATACAGATTCTCAAAATTCAATCACAACCCCAACGATTCCTTACGCTGGAATGGGAACTGACGGATATTATAGACATAGTGTAGAGGACAATATAAATGAAGTTAAGGTTGAATTACTAGTTGGATCAGATGTTTTATCGAGTGGAGTTACAATTAATGGCAGCTCAAATAATACGGTTAAATTAGTTGGTGGTGATAATCTTATAACAATAAAAATAACTACTAATAATGCTAGTAAGCAGTATAGTTTAATAATCACCAAAAAAGGACAACCTTTATTACAAGCATTAGTGCCTTCAGCTGGAACCTTAGCACCAGCTTTTGATGCAAATACTTTTGATTATACAATAACTGTACCTACAACTCAAGAAACAATAGCATTTACTCCAACATCTGTAGATAATTCATCTACAATTATAGTAGGAAAGAGTACTGTAATAAGTGGGAAAAAGAGTGGTGAAATTAAAATTTCAGAAGGTACAAATAAGATCCCAATTAAAGTTACAACTAAAGAAGGATTATTTCAAACTTATACGGTTACTGTAGTTAGAACCGAAAAATTTAGAAGTGCTAAGCTTTCAGGTTTAACCTTGAGTTCTGGGACATTAAATCCAGCATTTAACAAAGATATTTCTGACTATACAGCAATAGTTGAAAATACTGTTTCATCAATAACAGTAACTGCAATAGCAGAAGATCCTGCATCAACTATTAAGATTAATGATATAAAAATACCAAGTGGTGCAGCATCAGGTTATATTAACTTAAATGAAGGTGGAAATTTAATAAGTGTAACAGTTACGGATACTAATGGAAGTACTAATACTTATACAATAAGAGTAACAAGAAGATATTCTAAGGAGAACGTTAATTTAAGCAGTCTTTCTGTAAGTGATGGAACAATGACGCCAAGATTTGATCCAGAAATGTATCTTTATACTGTTAAGATAGCTAAAAATATTGAGAGAGTCAGAGTTAAATTTGCTTCACAAAATGACAAAGCAAAAATTAAAATAAATGGGAAAGAATATGCAACTGGACAAGAATCAGATTATATAAATCTTAATGTAGGGGCCAATCTTATAACAGTAGAAGTTAAGGCTGAAGATGGTAAAACAACAACTACTTATAAGATAAGTATAATAAGAGGAGATTTAGAGGCAAAAAATCAATGGGTACCTATTGCAGGAAATTGGACATTTTATAATGGAGTAGGACTTCAAATTAAAAATCAATGGGTTAAATGGGATAATCAATGGTATTTCTTGGATATAAATGGATACCGTAAAGATGGATGGTTACTTGAAAGTGGTAACTGGTATTACTTAAACAAAGATGGTATCATGCAAACAGGTTGGTTTTATGACAGAGGATATTGGTATTACCTTCAAGGTAATGGTCCTATGAATGTAAATACCTGGGCTAGTTATGATGGAAAATGGTATTTGTTCAATGAGCTTGGAGAAGTGCAAACAGGTTGGACATTTAATGGAGGACGTTGGTATTACATGGATGAACATGGTGCACAACAAAAAGGTTGGATAACTTATGATAAGAACAAGTATTATTTAAATGATGATGGTACTATGAAAAATGGTTGGTTTTACAGTGGAAAGTCATGGTCCTACCTAGGCGAGGGTGGAAAAATGGTAAGAGGCTGGCAAACAATAGATGGTAAAAGATATTACTTTGATGCAAATGGAATCATGAAAACAGGAATGATGTTCCTTGATGGTCAATGGATAAATTTAAATAACGCTTAA